The following is a genomic window from Xiphophorus couchianus chromosome 5, X_couchianus-1.0, whole genome shotgun sequence.
CAGACTCTCCTGCACACAGAGCCAATGGTTTTCATACTGGACAGACATTCTGCTTTATGTGCATGTTCCAGAACGTCTTGAACTTTAGAAAATTGTTCATttataaacacaataaatgaaCAACACACTGTAGTGGATTTTTAAGGATATAACAACAGGAAAGTGGAAATATCTCTCTGTTGTTCAAATTTCTACCACTTTACATAGTAGAAAATCACAAGAGATTTTCACAACGttcccaaataaaaatctgtcttatctatctaaatctaaaaaaaagtttcatcttggtctcatctgaccagagatCCTTCTCTGAAACACCCTTTCCAAATAGAGCATGAAAACTGGTGGCCCTTTAAACAAATCCTCCATCCTGAGTTGTgaatctttgcagctcctccaaaacCACCATTGGCTTCTGAACTGTTTCCTTAAACACTGTCCTCCTTGCATCTCCTTGAATCTTTGAGGCCTCCAGGTCGAATAAGGCCATTTAGCTGTACTGGATTTTACTTAGGGATATCAGAATCAGATGAActctgaaaacaaatatatactCAAACTTTcagataaaagatttttttaaaaaggggaaaaaagcccTCCTTTGTGTCGATCTGTGACATAGAATGTTATGGTAGTTGGTGGTTGTAGTTCAGGGGAAGGGAATACATTTCCAATCCACTACAAATGCATATCAGTGTTAAGCCTACAGGTAGTTGCACTGTAAGCAAATGCACCTTGGCAGTGGCATAATCACGTGTTGCTGATCTCAGTAGTTCTGCCACATCATCCTGCATCTCCACCAAAGCTTTGTGACTCCCTGACAGcctctgcaaaacaaacagggAAGTTTCTCAATAGGAAAGACGTCAGAGAAAACATGTTACTGTGAGACTGATTAGGAAAAGCCAGAATACTGAGAAAGATTTTTACCTGCTGGAACGGGTTCACTTTTCCAGAGCTGCACCTCAGGTAGTACTGCAGGATATCTGGCAGGGCATTCATAGATTTACGTtagtaaaaaaatatccaaTCCACTTGCATTATacagttttataataaaaaaaggtaaagttTGCATTTATTAGAATGTTACATGGCCTGCTTGTTCCTGCTGAGGCATGTTTACAATTATACCAAAATATTGGTGAGTGAGAGTCTTTATTTGTATGTTAGAGTTTATAAAGACGTTGCTTTTATAATCATAATGaactaaatttgattttttgataatatttacagaaaccccctttaatgtcaaagtgaaaacagattttaattaatataatataaaagtaacatattatattttatttcattttcatcttgTGAAAATCATTTTGACTGGAacattgaaggttttttttttttagtaaattgcTTTGtcaaaaaagctaatttttctttaatcatgATTGATCTGTAGACCAAATAAAAGGCACAGTATTTTTAAACAGGCACTAAATATGGGCAACAACTGAGTTCCACAGCAAGTAGATAGAGTGGAAACTCTACAGACAACAAGACTGTGCGGAATGATGAAGCTGAACTAAGCAGAAATGTGATAAAAAGGGGAGGGAAGAAATCAGCTCagattgcaaaataaaaaagaaacaaaactctgCTCTGGATTCTTTCTGTGATGCCTTTGAGACAAGCAGAGGCAAGACAGGGTTTTTGATGCACAGCAAAATGCGTTGAGAGACAGTATGAGCTTTTAGATACCAGATTGTCAATCAAACAAAATCCCACTGGATGtgctcagacacacacaaagaaatgagccattttctaaaaatagaagCCATAGCAGCTTCAGCTACCAGAAGTCAAGCTGACACGTCTTCACTTCTTTGGCAACCAAAATGGACAACAATGTTCATAATGCATAAACTACCTGCAGAAAATCAGCAAGGTTGTATTGTTTCGGTGTACGTACCTTGATTGATGACTGCATTGTCTTTGGTTACACTGGTTATGTAGGAATCTGGAGAGACGCAGAAGTCACTGGCCGACTGTGGGGGAGCCAAACACAAATCAGACATCCAGCAGTAGGGATTACATCACTGTAGAGACAGAGAGCTCAACTGTGTTGCCATGGTTAACTTACAGCAGCGACACCCAGCTCAAGACCCAGAGAACCCCAGCTGATTATCAGAGTCAAAACCCCAAGGAAGCACACTCTGGAGGacggaagaaaaaagaaactctcTAAAAAAACGATAATAAACTTGATGGCCGTGCAACATCATGATTTGTACATTTCAGAGAACAAGCAGGGCTTGAATCCGTCCAATCAGAGCAGCTTGGGGGTGATGATGCAACAGACCGTACCCAATCAGAGTGCCCCGAGAGTTGCGAATGAGCCCAAAGAGCACCAGCAGACAAATGAGAACATCGAACAGCAGCAGACCAAGGTAACCCAACCACCTACAAGAATAGAAAAAGGAACGCATTAATCCACAAATAGCATTTCAAAACCTAAAACACGAGTTTCTCATTTGCACTAATCAGGCAAAAAATATGACCTTTATATTCTCACTTTGTCTTGCATGCTATGTTAGTAGTTCAAGATACAGTGCAAAGAGTAATGGAGACCAGGCACAACCCTGCTTTGCGTATATTTCTGAGGTGAAACTGTTCAAGAGGCCAACACTGAGTTTGATTCTCACAGTAGAATTattttattggacttttatGGTATTAATAACAAGATTGTGTAGACCAAATCACTTTAAGACCttataaaagaaatttaatttaattcaatggATGCATTTTCAATATAGCAagacaatgaataaaaaaaacaaaaaaaacaacttgtttagGTCAGGCAGGTAAACTGCCGTGTGAGCTGCTGGCGTGCTCGGTCCAAACCCAACGGTCCCACtgagttacaaaaataaaacataaaaaaagttctTCACAGAATTGAGTGctggaaaaagagagagaagacgGCTGTGGCAGAACTCTTGGCTCggaaaaaaggacagaaatcaGAGGCAGCAGAAGTCACCCTGaacattttgtacagaacatttCTGAACGTGCTTAATGTTTGTTAGTTGATAAAAAAGTAAGTCGCTCCTAAGTGCGCCGACCACATCACTGAATTAAGCTCACAAACAAAGGAAGGAGGTCATAATTTTATGCCTGATTAaggtgtgttttattattatcaataaCGTAAATTAAGTCTTCTTGACATAGTGTTTCTTATAGGACTGGATTtctaactgttttatttactgaCCTGTAAAAGTCAAAGGCCTCGGTTTTTTGGGCTAAGTCTTCCAGAGAGATGTCCGTGTTGGACCAGAATGGAACGTCCACCATCAGCCTCACCAGCTCGTCCAGCTGTCCTTGCAGCTTCTGGATGATGGCCACATAGTCCGTCTGATCCTGGAAGGTTGTCTCTAACTGGGCCAAGTTCTCCTCCACTGTCTGGTTTAAGGCTTGGGTATTGTCTGACACctagaaacaaaatgaaataacattCACTCAAGTGTACTTCTATTCATATTTTAGGGTAACATATTTAGTGCTATTGTAGACTCACCAGTTTCTCCACTCCAGAAACAGTGCGGTTGGCATGACGAAGGGAGTACGCCAGGCGACTGGCTCCATCACTCGACTCCCCGTTTCCATAGAATCCAACAGCGATTCCAGCACTGGAGGAAAAATGGGAACCAATACATGAATCTTTGACTCAAAGCAACCCTTTCATACCAAtagacaaactaaaaaaaacaaaacttctcctttttttttataattcacCTTGTGAGCAACATTACATCATCCTGAAAAACTGAAGGACACGCTAAGTTGTTGGCTGCAGTTCATCTGCACCTTGCCTTGCCTCAACACCAGAAGGCAGCACTGAGTTCTCAGATTTCACCCTCATGCCTCAGGCAAACACAGGACTACCAGAGAGGATTCAtgtacacacatgcacactcattcacacacacagtctACACAATAATTGGGTCACCAGACCACAAATAATGCGATCCCCCTGCAGGGCTCTGCCCTCAGTCATTCAGCACACAGGCTACAATATTTGGGGCTCTTCACTCATAAAGACTTTATCCAACATCATgaacaatagaaacatttttttttctattttctgctgTCGCTAATCCATTCCTCCACCATGCTGCCTCCTTTAACCCCAATATCCTTTCATACCCCCCCTTATCCCAGCATCCACTGAAAGCTTGCGTGACTCTGCCCTCCTTTTGTGTGCTTTATGTACATAAGTCTACTGTACACTCTGACACTGCTGCTGTCTGCATGCAAGCACTAGACAGATTTGAAGAGATACATTACCATTGTTCAGACAATTCATTCAGGtctattacatatttattagcTCCATTACACATCTGTCTTTACAATGCACATATCCTCCTGTATCTGTTCGCCCTCCGTGCATTGTTAAACACATGAGCAGAGCCTCACCAGccataatgaaaaaatatgtaatgatAAAAGGAATTTATATTGCCATATTCACACAGTAGTTTAtactataaagtatttaattttaagttagCTTAAACaattttgattgcttttttcttcaaaattgcaGAATTTTCGcatttttccattcaaatgctcggaagcgcagccggtgaggcagcagtgaGCCGAGCCTGAGGTTATgcaacctctcgctaactgccattctatgagagcatgttcctcctgtctgtacgtcgccaataaaatggcttaaaaaacatttaatacatgaactgattttacattatttagattATTCATATAATGAACAGTGTTTTTGTCACAAACTGtagtgtgtgtaaatgtttcgTATGCTGAGAAGCGAtcataaacggcagagaacaaaTTCCAGGTGAGAGAGGCAGTTTTcctgcctcatggcagggggcgctcatgatcccagacaatgtgactccacaactgcagagtaagagacagagAGCTAGCGATGGATGACTACATCTCTAAACTTAAAGAGTTTTCTAAAGTGGACTTTCAAGCGAAATAGGAAATAATAAGTAaaggaagaagaactgaaaGGTATGCTTCAAAGTACAAAACAGAAGGTTCCCACTCTTTTCAAATGGAGTggtacacaaaaaaaaagactggatTTGTGGATGTTCTGTCAGAAATGGCCTTTTCTGCTTCCCTTGCCTTCTGTTTTGCACTTGTGGCACTGTGTGGACTCAGGCGGGATTTTGCGACTTGAAGAATTTGCAAAGAAGCCTCTCTAAACATGAGTGGTCGACCCCTCACATTCAAAGCCAGATCGCACTGAGAGAGTCTGGAGACAGTTGGTTAGAGATGAATGGAGACGCGTGTTGTGTAACATTGTTGACGACATCAGCAATCAAATGAAGGCTAGGTTTAACTATTTCGATTAACTTGCTTTCCTCGGTTTGGTGGATTGCGCAAAATTCAGTGAAATGTCGCAATATTTTGATGACGCAAAACTGCAGAGCCTGTCAAAGTATGCCAAGTTCTTTGACTTTGTCAGACTAAAGGCCGATCTCATTGGACTGTATAGTTCAAAAACGATAAGGGATGAATGTAAATCTCCTGGACAGCTTCTTAACTTTTTGGCCAAGAAGGATCTTATTGCAAATGTTCCTGAGGCGACAAAGTTGCTCCAACTAGTTCTCACTGTGCCAACTACCACAGTGTCAGTGGAGCTCCTTCTCAGCATTGAAAAGACTCAAAACATACAGCCGGGACAGGACCGATCAAGGAAGGCTTTCTTCCCTGGCAGTGATCTCTAAAGAGagacttttaaaactgaagaaaaataaagaggacTTTTGTCAGGAAGTGACGGATGTTTTTGTGCAGAAGGAGCGGCGCATGGACTTCATTTATAAGTAACGGTAAGACGGCTTggtcctcgaaggcggggctaggtccacacAGGAGGTTTGCAGAGCTGAATGGTTGGAggttaaaggatttctcagaaATGCATTTAAGAATCAAgccaacactccaggtatgtttttgatgagaaaacAGGATGTAAATCTCAAAAAAGTATATTTGACATAACACTGCCTGCTTAATTGCTTCCTATTGCTGTATATGTTTTAATCTCACCCTTTCTATCTTTTGCAGTCCAGTAAGAACACACtggaaaacaactgaaaaaagtCCACATGTTGTTGACCCAGAGCCAAAAATAAGATTAAGACTCACAAGCACACACATGTGGgcaaaaacccccccaaaaaaagcaaaagcagtaAAGCATAAATGTTCTGATCTAAATTCGATTCTCAGTTAGGATATCGAGGAAAATCACAAAGTATTCAAAATCTATAAAGatctctctccctctgccaCACACAGGTACACAGAAAGCTTACATGACTGTATAATTCATTTCTCATCTCTGCTTCAAATCTGCTgctgtctccatggcaaccttTCTCAGCCAGGGAGAGGGCCGAAACggagagataaaataaataaaggctgAAAGAGATGGAGAAGCGGGAAGGGAGGAAAAGTCTCGAGCTTAGAAGCAGAGAGGAGATGACAGTAACTAAAAGAGGAAATAATTCACATTCATAAACTGTCCAGTATCCTTGTCTGCACCATTGTTTGCTAATTTGTTGTCTTTTCATCTCTTCCTTGTCACTGTAgctgttctctcttttttccttaTCTGTTTGGTTTCTCTGCTTTATAGCTTCTACCTAATAACAAAGAGCttaaaagaacaacacatttGTAACCATGGGAAACTATTCAGGAAGAAATTGTGCCACTTGCAAGATTAACTATAACTCTGGTCACATTCTTACGTTTGTTGAAGACTTTTATTACTGTTTCCTTTGATTTTCTTCCCCATTTGTCATCGTCTGTGgctctctgttttattttggctcCATGTTCTACACCTTTTCTTGTTCTTCTCAGTGATTGATGTGGCAAATATTGTCTCCAAAAAATAAGACTGTTTGCAACTTAGAGCTTGGATCTTGTGGgtgagatacttaaactcctccactttgGGCAGGACgtcttctaaatgttttaagtatttaagGCCACTCTTTATCGATTAGTAAATaaggtatttttttctaaatgttttgacTAATATCAAGTTGTATTTCAAtcctatttttactttttggctgtttgctttttgttatttttcttcctttattatGGAAGAAAACTCGTTTACATACTTTGAAGTTGGTTCTGAATGTAGATGAGATTAAAGCAAtggttttgtgcttttgcagacAATTTCTATATCTGAATAGATATAGATAACTAATTATTGCACAACCTAGCTGAgggttaaaatatttattagcaaAATTTCATTGGTCAGACTATTGCACACTTCAGCCTCATTTAATTCACACTTTGACCACAAAATGTTATATCTAGTGTGAGAGGCATATATATTAACTAACATTTGAATTATCAATACGTCCCCTTGGTGTAGTCTCAGTGAAAGAGGTATAAAGCTAATTAGCGTTACTAGTCCATAGGAGGATAAGCCTACTCAAACAGATATTTCAGGGAAAAAACAAGCTCCAGTCATTTAGCCTCTCACCTGCAGACGAGCGTGGCGATGATGACGCACCAAGCGGTGCAGCAGCAGTCTGCACTGGGCTGCTGGGAGCGAGAATGGGAGTGTGAGGAGTCTTCCTTCTTGCATCTTCGGCAGCAAAGCCAGAAGGAGTAGATGAGGAGGAAAATGAGGTCCAGGCCCAAACACAGCACGGCCATAGCACCGATGAGCAAAATAGACtaaagagaaggaggagaaagaaagaaattattgGCTAATGCAGTTAGCACATATAAGAATCCTGTTCCAGATTTATCACAGGAAAGAGGACAATTTTGGATGTGGGTATTGAATACATGAAGCCTGTCAGCGAATATAAGCAGCAACATTACACACTTTATATAATTTGAAGAAATTAATGCTAATCTATATGCAGCAGTAAACTATGACTGGAAACTCcactaagaaaaagaaaagaaacccaTACTCTCAACAGAACAGACCATGCCGACATCCAGAGCCAACATAGCTAACTTTGAGAGTGGCCAGGATGCTGTAAGCCAACAACACAGGCTGTGCAGATGTCAACAAAAACTgattcaaaaacattcaaaggcAATATATCGACCCTCATGAAAGACGAGTTAACGCATCTAACAAATGACATACACCAGAAGTTTAAGAGAACTGCTCAAATTGAAGAGCAACATAAGAATCACAGAGctctaaatatttcaaacagtttctgtgtttgtcttACTCT
Proteins encoded in this region:
- the LOC114143903 gene encoding protein tweety homolog 3-like, with protein sequence MAAVVNYSPPWWVNLLHRLPHFNLEFQMVSSDFRPEDSEYQKSILLIGAMAVLCLGLDLIFLLIYSFWLCCRRCKKEDSSHSHSRSQQPSADCCCTAWCVIIATLVCSAGIAVGFYGNGESSDGASRLAYSLRHANRTVSGVEKLVSDNTQALNQTVEENLAQLETTFQDQTDYVAIIQKLQGQLDELVRLMVDVPFWSNTDISLEDLAQKTEAFDFYRWLGYLGLLLFDVLICLLVLFGLIRNSRGTLIGVCFLGVLTLIISWGSLGLELGVAASASDFCVSPDSYITSVTKDNAVINQDILQYYLRCSSGKVNPFQQRLSGSHKALVEMQDDVAELLRSATRDYATAKESLEQIQSVLNTTEVGLHQLTALVDCRSLHMDYVQALTGLCYDGVEGLIYLVLFSFVTALMFSSIVCSVPHTWPRKRMDDEDGEDESGASRGVHDNLYRVHMPSLYSCGSSYGSEASLPATAHTVSNAPVTEYMSQNANFQNPRCENTPLIGRESPPPSYTSSMRAKYLATNRPEQNRRSVPNDQLDPASRPNPAARPQSSVH